DNA from Musa acuminata AAA Group cultivar baxijiao chromosome BXJ1-5, Cavendish_Baxijiao_AAA, whole genome shotgun sequence:
GCTGGAAGAGGTGCTCACTTAACACTGAAGCGTGCCGAAAAGGCTCGTGCTTTAGTCAGCAAGATTCCAGGTTAGGATTCAGAATTGTCCAGGATATAGAACACCATACATATATCGTAAAAGCTCTCTTGCTGTGTTCTGCATGCAAGTAAATAGATTGTACGATGTTTTCCGGCTACTTATTGTATCTTGTGCAGCAATGGTGGACACTCTGGAAAACAAAGTAACCGCATGGGAGAAAGAAAGGGGCACTGAGTTCATATATGACGGTGTAAGCATTTACAATCCATCGTGGCCATTGTGTGTAAGGCAGACATGATTAAGGAACGCACTCTCTCCTTTTGCATTCAATTTCAGGCCCCCCTTCTGTCAATGCTGGAGCAATACATCACAGTGAGTCAAGAGAAAGAACAAGAGCGCAAGAGGCAGAGAGTAATGCTTTTCTTATAGAAATCTTCACCTGAACTATGacgttttttttttgtaattgctCGACTATGAATTCACAAAACATTCATGATTCAGGATCAGAAGAAGCTCCAGGGACAACTCACAGCTGAGAAAGAAGTGCTTTATGGGTCCAAACCAAGCCCAGCAAAGCTTCAGAGTTTCAAAAAAACACACAAGACATTGACGTTGAGTCCATCCCAAAGGATATCTCTTGGTGCAGCTGCTACAAACTCACCCAAGAAGGCATATGAAGTGGGTACTGTTTCTACTGGTTAGTTTctgatcaaaatcaatttcaaatgTAAGGATCATGCATCTCAAACGGTGCAAGCAATTAATCGTGGAAACGACATTTTTTCTTCCGTAGGTACGAGAGGCATAGACAATGCTGGTCTTTCAGAGAAGTCATCATCGAACGCTACAGCTACTGCTACTTTTGAAACAAGCAGCCCCTGTAAACCCTTTGCCTCCTTTACTTCCAGTTCGCAACATTCTCTCCATACCCTCTCAAGTCTAAACCCATTGATGGTGCAGCAGAAGACGTGAAAGAGACCACGAAGGCCATGCCGGTATCAACTCCTAAAAGTCCGAGGAAAGTTGCAGCGGACGGGACAGGGGAAGGAGACGCGACAGAGTACTCGTTCGAAGAAAGAAGGCTCGTTTTCTGTCTGTCTCGGAAGAGAGACGAAGGAGCTCTCTAGCCTTTCGCACTATGTCCAGCCGATGCCCATCATAGAGGTTCTGGTAAGAAGCACTTCGCGGGATGGACATGAGATTGGTTCATGTTATTGAGAGCTGAAGTAAACTAAGGAGGTCACGTCAGGTCATGtcgctactactactactactgtcaCTGCAAAAATTAACTACGACGGTCATCTTGTCCAGGAAAGCTATCAAAAGAGATTTAACCTGTAAATGTTATTCGTAATCAACGATTGCACGTATCTGTGGGTGTGGACGAGAGCACTGAACGCAGGCTCGCTCATGCAACGTACGTAATAGCATGTCAAAACTAATCAACAATGACTATTCGTCATCAGACCTAAATAAATGAATAAACGGTAGGGATGAGTGACACATCGATCAAATGAGTTGTCGAGCAGCTGTTCACAACTTTCCCTTCGTACTCACTTTCATAGTAGGATTGTGACTTTGCACCACACCTTATTGTATGAACTCTATGTAGATTTGCATTACGACTCCGTTGTATCCTATCCCTGCAAGCTTCTTCAAAGAAGCCATCGTTTCTGCCAGTTTGATGCTGCTTTAAATTGTCAATTACAACACCacctttttaattatttttatggaCCGATGATATATACACTGACAACCACCGATCTTGCTATATGTCtgcagaaaatataaattgcagtGCGATTGAAAAGCCAAAACTGCAGCACAatcaaccattatttacataacaATTCAGGTATTTATCTCAGGCATCCAAACTAGCCAGAAATTAAGCTGTGAATGCACAATCAAATCGCGTCTGAGCATTGAATAAACGTGATTTAAGTACATCCCTAGCTAAGTTGCTTAAACACAAGATCTATCAAACGTTGTTTGTCCATATGTTGGAAGCAAGATGAAATGTAATCAGTATATGGCGGGGAAATGAGGAACACATACGAGGTATATATGTCCGCTACCAGATAAGAAATGGAAGTAACACTGTGAACAAAGGCACACAGATTGCACCACTGCGAGCTATAGCGGCGGAGGAccggggcggcggcggcggcctctTGTAGTAGAAAGGGAAGTACGGGAGGATCGGATCAGGCGGCGGAGGTGCAGGAAGGGTGTAATACGTTGGAGAGTAGTACGGCAGGTAACCTGATGGCGGCGTGTAGTATCCATCAGACGGAGTCCCCGGCGGCGGAGGGTAACCCCACTGAGGCTCTGATGGCGGTGGTGGAGGGTAATTCATGACCGACGTGGGCGGCGGAAGGCACGGATATGGACATTCCGGTGAGGAGAAGTCGGAGACACTCAATCGAAGGCGATCAAAGAACAACAGGAACAAAAGAAGCGAAGAGATGACCTTCAGAAGCATGTCCAGGGTTCAAAAGGAGGAAAAGAAAGAGGTGAAAGATGAAGAAGGGAAGAGAAGACTGAGGCATGCAATAATTGATGCACTGGTAATGGCGAGAGATGGTGGAGGGTATGATGATAAGGGTGGTAAGGTAACATCACATAGAGGGGTAAATTGGGAAACCGATGATGAGATTTCATGCATAATGGCAGTGAATTTGCTATCGTGTGCAGTTGGATGTCAATGTCAACGCATTTATTGTCACCTGCTACCAATTATTCACGaaagcaaaagagagagagagagagactcacaGAAAGCACTAGATtttcaaataatcaaataaatatttaaaccttcgaaaagcaaaaataataattatataataatcCAAACTTGAGCTTGTTTGGTTTCCCTATTAGTCTGATCATAAAATGCATCTAATTCTcacttattattattttcctcttATCCCAAAGAAATTGTCAGCTAAAATATGCGTTGTGGACGAGCATTCCCATTACAAGAAGAGTCTTGAACACCTATATAGCTCATAGCACACATAACCTTCGAACTATTCTCGAGCAATAATGAATTGCTTTAATAGTAATTCCTGCGTGATTCTATTTGATGCCGCCATCATATTCGTGTTCCAAATGAATCGATGGAGTTTTTGGCTGCAGGGACTTGATGTGATTGTACTGATAAATGAAGCCAATGATCAAATGCCATGTCATCGAGATACTGATATTTCTGTCCGCATGAAGGGTTTGTTCCCTGTGCTTCTTGCCTGGCCGGCATGCAGCTACTACTGAAGCCGCCACCACAGTGCCGCCTCCTCCATCTACTGATCTTTCTGGTCTTGTCCTTCTTCTTCCACACCACCACCACGTCGAATAAGCGCAAAGCAGCGGCAACAGTAGCAGCAACATTGAGGAAGGCTGGTGGGATATTAACAAGTGAAGAGGAGTAGTGATGCCTCGAGTGCTCCCCTTTGTCACCATCTTGGTTCTTctgttcctcctcctctcctccgctGCCACAGACCCTCATCCGGCCACCGTCCCCGCCTCGCCGGAGTGGTCCTCGGCAGCCTGCCCACTCGACATCCCCGACGACCTCCTTCACGACATCGCCACCGCCTGCTCTCCGGTTGACTCCGGCTCGGACTCCCACTCCCACTCGGCCACACTCAGCCGCTGCTGCCCTTCCCTGGCCGCTTCCCTTCACGCCGCCCATGCCGCTGCGGCCCTCGCCGTCCTCTCCCCGGCTTCCAACAACGGGAGCGCCGTGCCGGACCCGCCCGACGATTCCGAGGGCTGCGCTTCGGCGGCGGAGGTGGCCCTGCGAGCCCGCGGCGTGCTGCTCCCCCGGCCCAACGAGACCTGCGACTTGACGTACTGCTACTGCGGCGTCCGCCTCCGCCGCCTCCACTGCCCCGGGCCCTTCGTGGCCTCCGCCGCCGGTGGGCGGTGGGTGCCCGCAAATGAGGACACGGCGACGCTAATACAGACCGAGTGCCGCCTACCGGAGCTCGATGGCTGCACCCGCTGCCTCCACTCTCTCTATCAGGTGACCTCCGTCCCCCTTCCTACTCCACCTGCTTCCTGTTGCTTTCTAATTCCTTTTTATTAAATGTACATTGCATTCACTTTGTTGGCCTCAATTTATTGTTCTACTGCCTGATTTATTACTCTCAGAAAACGAGAGAGTGTTTAGATCAACATGACGATGATATTGGTAATCAAAGGACTGTAATGACTGTTCGAATAAGTTGAACCAAAAGCTACCTCACGTGTACGAGTATAAAAAGCATGCAAAAGAATACATGCACGTGATAGCAATATGTAGTTTTTGATAGATTCACTGGACTCTCTGCTCCCGAGTTACCAATCCATCCATGCACTAACAATAATTGTGAAGAGGGACTTCCATTTGCTGACCTTTGACGTTTTCTCTGACGTTTCTTGCGATCAGGCAGCATGTCTTGCCATGTCGGTCTCTCTGACACAACCATTTGCTGACCTTTGTACACGCCCCTTACTTGGTTTGATTCTTTTTTCTGTGCGTGTTACAGCTACGGAGCGAGGAAGCGGAGGGGGTGACCAGTGACGTGACGGCGATGGACCGGCAGAGGGAGTGCCAGCTCATGGGTCTGACATGGCTGTTAGATGAGAACCGGGCCCACTACCTGCATGTGGCTGCCCTCGTCTTCCGCGCCTTCATGGCCTCCCCTACCGGCGTGGATCCCACCTCCTGCTCCGTCCCCGGCGGTACCGGCGACGACATACCGCTGCTGGTGGACTCTGGTTGGGTCGGCGCGgggtcatcgtcaacatttcacggTTTCTTCCTCTGCGctctctccttgtttcttttgaCCATTAATCACTGATCGATATGATCtcacggggagagagagagagagagagagagagagagagagagagagagagagaggcgtttATTATTGATAGATATACTTTCATTTTAATTACTTTGATTTTTGTTGTGTTGTGTGCTCTATCTGTGGAGTCGAGCTTACGCCTCGGGTGGGTTCCCTTCTTGTTCCATGCCGTCACCCAAGGCATACCATTTAGcatcttttcatttgtttatctgCAGGGGTGGAGACACTGATCGGCAAGTGGACCTGCTACGCATATTTTTCGTTTCATTAAGGACAAGACTAAGTTTTGGATCCACGTAGAACTTGGTTGTGTGACGTACATGGACCTTTTCTGAGGCCTTTTTCCTCATGAAGCCATTCCACATATCAAGATCTGTTCTTGGATATAATAGTTCCAACACATAGTTGGATTTCTTTTTGAGGGTGGGTgggtgtgtgtttatatataaatatgtagcaTTTCTCCTTTGTTCTCATGTAGGAAAGAGAATCTAAGATTTCGCCTAGCAGACATGATATATGAATTGTAATGCTAAGCCATTAAATGAGACAGTATTTTGGCAGTAAGAGCTATCTCTTTCAACAATTAAATGATTCTCGCACCAGTTTGGAGAAGACACCTTTATTCTTGGATTCCTCCATCCACTTATCAGCATCGTCCATATCATTCATGCCATCACTCGTCTGGCAGATTCCATTAATCTTTGTTCTCACGCAGTATATATTTCCAATCTTGCAAACAGTTTCTCCTCAGCTTTCGACTGATATCAATCAAACCACCGAGTGTTTTCTTGCTTCCATCCAATGATTTCTGTCAGGCAGATGCAATCAAGGCGATTCAATTTCTTCTGAGACCAGAAGCTATTAACGGAGCTCACAGGCGTACGTATGCGTCGAAATATAGGATCGCATAGAGGAAAACTGCAGCATAAGCATAACAATTGATAGTCATGTATGGTCACATATACATGGGATGAGGTCACAGGAAATGGGTTCCCTTCTCGGTTGATGACGGCTTCCCGAGGACCCATCAGGAGGAGCGAGCTCCTTTTAGATTTTACCTTCGCCCCATGGCAAAGCTTTATTTATAGCGCAGGCAAAATTTAATTCCTTCTTGTCAGAAGACCTGAAGCAAACAATCAACAAGAGAATCGATCACAAGAGTGCATATAGATTTCCTGTTGACGTGAACCATTTCATCTTATTATTGCCAGAAATCAAAAGCAGCAATGAGCTTAGGTGGGAGCTGCGGCAGACCTCTCATATCTTATTCGAAGTCGCATTCTATCACGATATGTTGTTTTCTCCGGTGATTCAGAAAGGCCTTTAGAAACAGAGGAGTCTGTAGGTAACTCCTCTGTTTTGCTTGCTCTCTCCTGTCAACTGTTGCAGGTGCAGCACTTTTGTTACGTGTGAGACGACATTGTTTATTAATAATTGATTCAGTAATCACTGCAAAAACAGAGAAGTTTGTAGTCGCAAATCTCACTTggtctttttttttgctttttgacTCTGTCAATATGTTCATCACGTCGTTGATTGAGGTAAGTGTTATCACGATGCCATGCATCCTTTGCAATGTACTCTCTCttgattattattgttattattcggTTTCTCTGATGCATTGAGATGAAATCGTAAGACGCTCCAGTGGTTCCTTCCGCAAGTCATGGGCAGGTGCTTGGCCTATACGCATATGCCCTTTTTCGTCATCGTCTCGAATCCTTGTGTGGAAACTAAGCTTCGGCTTCCATCGTCTTTGCTCGGAGGTACTCGAGCAGCCCCTCCAGTGCAGTGTCGGCGTCATCGCTCCGCATCAGCTGTTCGGCGACCTCCGCAGGGGTCACCTCCACCTCCCGTATCAGCCCTTCGATGTCTGCAAACAAGCTGTGCTCGTCGATGGCGTGGTAGTTGGAGGCCAGCACTCTGAACGCGTGAGGCCCGCAGTAGCCCATGTGGATGTGCATGTCCATTCTGCCAGGTCGGAGAAGAGCAGGGTCGAGTCGATCCTTGTAGTTGGTGGTCAACACGATGATTCGCTCTTCTCCGCTGGTCGACCATAGCCCGTCGATGAAGTTGAGCAACCCCGACAGCGTTATCTGTAACACATGAGCAGACATCTCTGGTAAGTGATTGCTAATTACTTGATGGATGATCATGTGCTTGATTAGTCCTGCTCTGCAAGAGAGGAGTGGAGGATCGCATCTGACCTTATCATCATTGGACGTGGACGGAGACGTGGCGTCGGATTCCTTCTCGTCCCGCTTCTGCAGATCCACGGAGCAATCGATGTCCTCCACCACGAGGATCGACCGGTTTGACATCCCCACCAGCAATCTGCGCAGGGTGGTATTCCAATTTACTTCAGCAAGCTCCAGATCGTAGATGTCGAACTTGAGATAGTTGGCCATGGCGGCGATCAAGCTCGATTTGCCAGTCCCCGGCGGCCCGTAGAGAAGATAGCCGCGCTTCCAGGCTTTGCCGATCCTACTGTAGTAGTCCTTCCGCTTCACGAATCTCGCGAGATCCTCCATCACCGCCGCCTTGAGCTTGGGGTCCATCGCCAATGTGTCGAACGTGGAAGGGTGGTGGAGGTTTATGGGGCACCACCCGTCCCCCTCGTTCATGTGGAGCTGCAGCGTCCTGTCCTGCTCTCTGATGGCCTTGGCTTGCTCGAGGATGAAGGGCAAGTAGGAGTGGAGGATCTTGTCTTTGTGCTTCTGGTGGAAGCTGACCACGAACGACCTCGACTCGGTGGCGGAGCTCGAGAAACGGTTGTTGGTGTGGCTTGACGATCGGTCGACTTGTTGGCTGATCAGTTGCCACTTGAATTCGATGTCTTGGTAGACATCGATCATCTCCTCGCCCGGTTCTAGCGAGACCACCATGCTTTTGCCTTCCTCCACCATGCTTACTCGCAGGGATCGCATGCTGCGGTTGATCCTGGTGGACAGGTAAGTCCTGGCAGCGTCGAACACCAGGTTGGATGCGTAGCCTTCAGCCTGATCAATGACGATGGTGTGCTCAGAGGACAGGCGGGATCGGAGGCAGTCGAACCTCGAGAAGATGTAGTCTCGGAGCTCGTAAGGAATGACGTCGTTGACGACGGTGCGGGCCAGCATCATAGACGCTGCCACCGAGGCTGCAGTCGTGAGGGCTTTCTTGTACGACTCGAAGAATTTGTTCTCTGCAGCCATGGACGCGAAGGTGGAGGTTTCTCTGTGCCTCTCGATCAGTGTGGCCTTCTCTCGCTTCTCctttccacacacacacacacactctctctctctctctctctgtggagaTGGAGATGGTTTGTTTAAGTCTTGGGGATTGTATTATAAGGAATTGGGAGCAGTGGCTTCTGATTCCACGGAAAAGTCGTCGAAGGATGACAGGGTATTCACACTACTTTCTTGGGCATAATTCTCTGGCCTTTCTTGGGCGCCAATCTTCCTATTCGTACCGAGAAAGCTTCAGGTCTGCTGATGGCCGCATGCAGGTCGATGGAATCCTGGTCATCCTTCGAGTCGCCCTCGAATCAACGGTGCTGCTATGCTCCACATCTAGAACTTGTAGACATTGTCGATTCCACAAACGTGGAAATGCGCTGTGGTACTCCAGCATCACCGTCACGTAAAAGCGAAAAGAatagaaagaataaaagataaaaaaatttattaaagaaattttattgaagaaacttGATTGTATTCACATATCTCTttcttatttatacatattaggaggaAGAATTTTCTTTAATAGAATAaatgatttcctcatatagttggaaaaatcttatttacTATCATGCTCCCACAAGATGGTGTTCCtatcaaggatatcaatcttggatcgatggaaAGTAAACAGTTTACGAACGAGAGGCTTCGTAaggcaagagcagatcgttgttgttgttgctgcggtTACGACGGTGACGACTGCAGTAGAAGAGAAAGCTGCAGCAatggaaaaagaggaagaagctgCAGCATAAGAGAAAGCTACAACGATGCTACAACAGAAGAGAAAGCTACAGTataggaggaagctgtagcgatTTGGTGGAGAAACTTGCAACGATTTGCTCTTAGCAGAAGTTGAGGATCGACAATGATGGAGGATATAaaccaggaataacctttgtatatgaacaaatactagaagaccataatatgcagtggaattaaatggaatcataatcaaacaaaacaccaagatatacgt
Protein-coding regions in this window:
- the LOC135675206 gene encoding leucine-rich repeat extensin-like protein 3, with the translated sequence MNYPPPPPSEPQWGYPPPPGTPSDGYYTPPSGYLPYYSPTYYTLPAPPPPDPILPYFPFYYKRPPPPPRSSAAIARSGAICVPLFTVLLPFLIW
- the LOC135673452 gene encoding uncharacterized GPI-anchored protein At4g28100-like, which produces MPRVLPFVTILVLLFLLLSSAATDPHPATVPASPEWSSAACPLDIPDDLLHDIATACSPVDSGSDSHSHSATLSRCCPSLAASLHAAHAAAALAVLSPASNNGSAVPDPPDDSEGCASAAEVALRARGVLLPRPNETCDLTYCYCGVRLRRLHCPGPFVASAAGGRWVPANEDTATLIQTECRLPELDGCTRCLHSLYQLRSEEAEGVTSDVTAMDRQRECQLMGLTWLLDENRAHYLHVAALVFRAFMASPTGVDPTSCSVPGGTGDDIPLLVDSGWVGAGSSSTFHGVETLIGKWTCYAYFSFH
- the LOC135673451 gene encoding protein HYPER-SENSITIVITY-RELATED 4-like, with amino-acid sequence MAAENKFFESYKKALTTAASVAASMMLARTVVNDVIPYELRDYIFSRFDCLRSRLSSEHTIVIDQAEGYASNLVFDAARTYLSTRINRSMRSLRVSMVEEGKSMVVSLEPGEEMIDVYQDIEFKWQLISQQVDRSSSHTNNRFSSSATESRSFVVSFHQKHKDKILHSYLPFILEQAKAIREQDRTLQLHMNEGDGWCPINLHHPSTFDTLAMDPKLKAAVMEDLARFVKRKDYYSRIGKAWKRGYLLYGPPGTGKSSLIAAMANYLKFDIYDLELAEVNWNTTLRRLLVGMSNRSILVVEDIDCSVDLQKRDEKESDATSPSTSNDDKITLSGLLNFIDGLWSTSGEERIIVLTTNYKDRLDPALLRPGRMDMHIHMGYCGPHAFRVLASNYHAIDEHSLFADIEGLIREVEVTPAEVAEQLMRSDDADTALEGLLEYLRAKTMEAEA